The Engystomops pustulosus chromosome 9, aEngPut4.maternal, whole genome shotgun sequence genome includes a window with the following:
- the LOC140076860 gene encoding ras-related protein Rab-38-like encodes MSSPKREFLFKVLVVGDLGVGKTSIIQRYVHNIYSNCYRATIGVDFALKILNWEKDTVVRLQLWDIAGQERFGHMTRLYYREAAGAFVVCDLGRAVTLQSVQRWKDDLDSKVMLKNGKPIPAILIGNKSDLLPHGARVQNVENMGLELEFKDCLMTSAKDNVNIHEAMSCLIKEMIANKEESEPTTDPTIVRPSHLNFSYAKGCSQCCGT; translated from the exons ATGAGCTCCCCGAAGAGAGAGTTCCTCTTTAAAGTGCTAGTAGTCGGAGATCTCGGAGTGGGAAAAACTTCTATCATACAGAGATATGTCCACAACATCTACTCAAATTGTTACAGAGCTACTATTGGTGTGGATTTTGCTCTTAAGATCCTGAACTGGGAGAAAGACACCGTAGTGAGGCTTCAGCTTTGGGATATTGCTG GTCAGGAGCGATTCGGTCATATGACTCGTCTCTATTACCGTGAAGCAGCTGGTGCATTTGTGGTGTGCGACTTGGGTCGGGCTGTTACACTACAGTCGGTTCAGCGCTGGAAAGATGACCTGGACTCTAAGGTCATGCTGAAGAATGGAAAGCCCATTCCAGCGATTCTAATTGGAAACAAAAGTGATTTACTTCCCCATGGAGCACGAGTCCAAAATGTGGAGAACATGGGCCTTGAGCTGGAATTTAAAGATTGTCTTATGACATCTGCTAAG GATAATGTGAACATCCATGAAGCAATGTCATGTTTAATAAAAGAAATGATTGCAAACAAGGAGGAGAGTGAACCCACAACGGATCCAACCATTGTAAGGCCATCTCATCTGAATTTTAGCTACGCTAAAGGCTGCTCACAATGCTGTGGCACCTGA